The Hippoglossus stenolepis isolate QCI-W04-F060 chromosome 11, HSTE1.2, whole genome shotgun sequence genome includes a window with the following:
- the LOC118118316 gene encoding muscleblind-like protein 1 isoform X13, which translates to MAMNMAHIRDTKWLTLEVCREFQRGTCSRSDQECKFAHPAKSCQVDNGRVIACFDSLKGRCSRENCKYLHPPPHLKTQLEINGRNNLIQQKNMAMLAQQMQLNAMMPGTQLPPMVRGHTSMNTAQLLHTPMFSMAPGLATNASAAAAVAAAAFNPYLSPVSPGLMQQELLPSTPVLMASNPNVGQVPNAAAAAAQKLLRTDRLEVCREYQRGNCSRGEDDCRFAHPADSTMIDTNDNTVTVCMDYIKGRCSREKCKYFHPPAHLQAKIKATQHQVNQATAAAAMGIAPNVMAPMPKRAALEKANGASAMFNTGMLQYQQALANMQFQQQAAFLPSGSILCMTPAAGVVPMMHGGNPAAVSGASTSATSPFATASANQDSSLSKLTTNEYMQLIPIISADHLSSHKYLTQM; encoded by the exons atggcaatgaACATGGCACATATCCGTGACACAAAGTGGCTGACACTGGAAGTATGTAGGGAGTTCCAGAGGGGCACGTGCTCACGCTCTGACCAGGAGTGCAAGTTCGCTCATCCCGCCAAGAGCTGTCAGGTGGACAACGGACGGGTCATTGCTTGCTTCGACTCACTCAAG GGCCGTTGTTCAAGGGAGAACTGCAAGTATCTGCACCCTCCTCCCCACCTAAAGACCCAGCTGGAGATCAATGGCAGGAACaacctgatccagcagaagaacATGGCCATGCTGGCACAGCAGATGCAGCTCAATGCCATGATGCCCGGCACACAGCTACCGCCTATGGTGAGAGGACACACAAGTATGAACACAGCACAGCTACTGCACACG CCCATGTTCTCGATGGCGCCAGGCCTGGCCACCAAtgccagtgcagcagcagcagtcgcaGCCGCGGCCTTTAATCCCTACCTGAGCCCTGTGTCACCAGGCCTGATGCAGCAAGAGCTCCTACCCAGCACCCCTGTCCTCATGGCGTCAAACCCCAACGTCGGCCAAGTTCCCaacgctgccgctgctgctgcccagAAACTGCTGAGAACAGACAGACTTGAG GTGTGTCGGGAGTACCAGAGGGGCAACTGCTCCCGGGGCGAGGACGACTGCCGCTTCGCCCACCCCGCCGACAGCACCATGATCGACACCAACGACAACACCGTCACCGTGTGCATGGACTACATCAAGGGCCGCTGCTCCCGGGAAAAGTGCAAGTACTTTCACCCGCCAGCCCACCTGCAGGCCAAAATCAAGGCGACGCAGCACCAGGTGAACCAGGCCACAGCCGCCGCAGCCATG GGCATCGCCCCTAATGTCATGGCTCCCATGCCTAAGCGGGCAGCCCTGGAGAAGGCCAACGGGGCCTCTGCCATGTTTAACACTGGCATGCTCCAGTACCAACAGGCGCTGGCCAACATGCAGTTTCAGCAGCAGGCTGCTTTCCTCCCATCAG GCTCAATATTGTGCATGACACCTGCAGCCGGCGTTG TTCCCATGATGCACGGTGGTAATCCAGCCGCTGTGTCTGGAGCCTCCACATCTGCCACATCTCCCTTCGCAACTGCCTCCGCCAATCAG GACTCTTCCTTATCAAAGTTGACTACCAACGAATACATGCAATTG ATTCCAATAATATCTGCAGATCATCTGAGTAGTCACAAGTACTTGACTCAAATGTAG
- the LOC118118316 gene encoding muscleblind-like protein 1 isoform X8 — protein MAMNMAHIRDTKWLTLEVCREFQRGTCSRSDQECKFAHPAKSCQVDNGRVIACFDSLKGRCSRENCKYLHPPPHLKTQLEINGRNNLIQQKNMAMLAQQMQLNAMMPGTQLPPMVRGHTSMNTAQLLHTPMFSMAPGLATNASAAAAVAAAAFNPYLSPVSPGLMQQELLPSTPVLMASNPNVGQVPNAAAAAAQKLLRTDRLEVCREYQRGNCSRGEDDCRFAHPADSTMIDTNDNTVTVCMDYIKGRCSREKCKYFHPPAHLQAKIKATQHQVNQATAAAAMTQSAVKSLKRPLDATFDLGIAPNVMAPMPKRAALEKANGASAMFNTGMLQYQQALANMQFQQQAAFLPSGSILCMTPAAGVVPMMHGGNPAAVSGASTSATSPFATASANQDSSLSKLTTNEYMQLIPIISADHLSSHKYLTQM, from the exons atggcaatgaACATGGCACATATCCGTGACACAAAGTGGCTGACACTGGAAGTATGTAGGGAGTTCCAGAGGGGCACGTGCTCACGCTCTGACCAGGAGTGCAAGTTCGCTCATCCCGCCAAGAGCTGTCAGGTGGACAACGGACGGGTCATTGCTTGCTTCGACTCACTCAAG GGCCGTTGTTCAAGGGAGAACTGCAAGTATCTGCACCCTCCTCCCCACCTAAAGACCCAGCTGGAGATCAATGGCAGGAACaacctgatccagcagaagaacATGGCCATGCTGGCACAGCAGATGCAGCTCAATGCCATGATGCCCGGCACACAGCTACCGCCTATGGTGAGAGGACACACAAGTATGAACACAGCACAGCTACTGCACACG CCCATGTTCTCGATGGCGCCAGGCCTGGCCACCAAtgccagtgcagcagcagcagtcgcaGCCGCGGCCTTTAATCCCTACCTGAGCCCTGTGTCACCAGGCCTGATGCAGCAAGAGCTCCTACCCAGCACCCCTGTCCTCATGGCGTCAAACCCCAACGTCGGCCAAGTTCCCaacgctgccgctgctgctgcccagAAACTGCTGAGAACAGACAGACTTGAG GTGTGTCGGGAGTACCAGAGGGGCAACTGCTCCCGGGGCGAGGACGACTGCCGCTTCGCCCACCCCGCCGACAGCACCATGATCGACACCAACGACAACACCGTCACCGTGTGCATGGACTACATCAAGGGCCGCTGCTCCCGGGAAAAGTGCAAGTACTTTCACCCGCCAGCCCACCTGCAGGCCAAAATCAAGGCGACGCAGCACCAGGTGAACCAGGCCACAGCCGCCGCAGCCATG ACTCAGTCGGCTGTCAAATCACTGAAGCGACCCCTCGACGCAACCTTTGACCTG GGCATCGCCCCTAATGTCATGGCTCCCATGCCTAAGCGGGCAGCCCTGGAGAAGGCCAACGGGGCCTCTGCCATGTTTAACACTGGCATGCTCCAGTACCAACAGGCGCTGGCCAACATGCAGTTTCAGCAGCAGGCTGCTTTCCTCCCATCAG GCTCAATATTGTGCATGACACCTGCAGCCGGCGTTG TTCCCATGATGCACGGTGGTAATCCAGCCGCTGTGTCTGGAGCCTCCACATCTGCCACATCTCCCTTCGCAACTGCCTCCGCCAATCAG GACTCTTCCTTATCAAAGTTGACTACCAACGAATACATGCAATTG ATTCCAATAATATCTGCAGATCATCTGAGTAGTCACAAGTACTTGACTCAAATGTAG
- the LOC118118316 gene encoding muscleblind-like protein 1 isoform X16: protein MAMNMAHIRDTKWLTLEVCREFQRGTCSRSDQECKFAHPAKSCQVDNGRVIACFDSLKGRCSRENCKYLHPPPHLKTQLEINGRNNLIQQKNMAMLAQQMQLNAMMPGTQLPPMPMFSMAPGLATNASAAAAVAAAAFNPYLSPVSPGLMQQELLPSTPVLMASNPNVGQVPNAAAAAAQKLLRTDRLEVCREYQRGNCSRGEDDCRFAHPADSTMIDTNDNTVTVCMDYIKGRCSREKCKYFHPPAHLQAKIKATQHQVNQATAAAAMTQSAVKSLKRPLDATFDLGIAPNVMAPMPKRAALEKANGASAMFNTGMLQYQQALANMQFQQQAAFLPSGSILCMTPAAGVVPMMHGGNPAAVSGASTSATSPFATASANQIPIISADHLSSHKYLTQM from the exons atggcaatgaACATGGCACATATCCGTGACACAAAGTGGCTGACACTGGAAGTATGTAGGGAGTTCCAGAGGGGCACGTGCTCACGCTCTGACCAGGAGTGCAAGTTCGCTCATCCCGCCAAGAGCTGTCAGGTGGACAACGGACGGGTCATTGCTTGCTTCGACTCACTCAAG GGCCGTTGTTCAAGGGAGAACTGCAAGTATCTGCACCCTCCTCCCCACCTAAAGACCCAGCTGGAGATCAATGGCAGGAACaacctgatccagcagaagaacATGGCCATGCTGGCACAGCAGATGCAGCTCAATGCCATGATGCCCGGCACACAGCTACCGCCTATG CCCATGTTCTCGATGGCGCCAGGCCTGGCCACCAAtgccagtgcagcagcagcagtcgcaGCCGCGGCCTTTAATCCCTACCTGAGCCCTGTGTCACCAGGCCTGATGCAGCAAGAGCTCCTACCCAGCACCCCTGTCCTCATGGCGTCAAACCCCAACGTCGGCCAAGTTCCCaacgctgccgctgctgctgcccagAAACTGCTGAGAACAGACAGACTTGAG GTGTGTCGGGAGTACCAGAGGGGCAACTGCTCCCGGGGCGAGGACGACTGCCGCTTCGCCCACCCCGCCGACAGCACCATGATCGACACCAACGACAACACCGTCACCGTGTGCATGGACTACATCAAGGGCCGCTGCTCCCGGGAAAAGTGCAAGTACTTTCACCCGCCAGCCCACCTGCAGGCCAAAATCAAGGCGACGCAGCACCAGGTGAACCAGGCCACAGCCGCCGCAGCCATG ACTCAGTCGGCTGTCAAATCACTGAAGCGACCCCTCGACGCAACCTTTGACCTG GGCATCGCCCCTAATGTCATGGCTCCCATGCCTAAGCGGGCAGCCCTGGAGAAGGCCAACGGGGCCTCTGCCATGTTTAACACTGGCATGCTCCAGTACCAACAGGCGCTGGCCAACATGCAGTTTCAGCAGCAGGCTGCTTTCCTCCCATCAG GCTCAATATTGTGCATGACACCTGCAGCCGGCGTTG TTCCCATGATGCACGGTGGTAATCCAGCCGCTGTGTCTGGAGCCTCCACATCTGCCACATCTCCCTTCGCAACTGCCTCCGCCAATCAG ATTCCAATAATATCTGCAGATCATCTGAGTAGTCACAAGTACTTGACTCAAATGTAG
- the LOC118118316 gene encoding muscleblind-like protein 1 isoform X7, with translation MAMNMAHIRDTKWLTLEVCREFQRGTCSRSDQECKFAHPAKSCQVDNGRVIACFDSLKGRCSRENCKYLHPPPHLKTQLEINGRNNLIQQKNMAMLAQQMQLNAMMPGTQLPPMVRGHTSMNTAQLLHTPMFSMAPGLATNASAAAAVAAAAFNPYLSPVSPGLMQQELLPSTPVLMASNPNVGQVPNAAAAAAQKLLRTDRLEVCREYQRGNCSRGEDDCRFAHPADSTMIDTNDNTVTVCMDYIKGRCSREKCKYFHPPAHLQAKIKATQHQVNQATAAAAMVSSLYERGHALFHTPTTAMYSGIAPNVMAPMPKRAALEKANGASAMFNTGMLQYQQALANMQFQQQAAFLPSGSILCMTPAAGVVPMMHGGNPAAVSGASTSATSPFATASANQDSSLSKLTTNEYMQLIPIISADHLSSHKYLTQM, from the exons atggcaatgaACATGGCACATATCCGTGACACAAAGTGGCTGACACTGGAAGTATGTAGGGAGTTCCAGAGGGGCACGTGCTCACGCTCTGACCAGGAGTGCAAGTTCGCTCATCCCGCCAAGAGCTGTCAGGTGGACAACGGACGGGTCATTGCTTGCTTCGACTCACTCAAG GGCCGTTGTTCAAGGGAGAACTGCAAGTATCTGCACCCTCCTCCCCACCTAAAGACCCAGCTGGAGATCAATGGCAGGAACaacctgatccagcagaagaacATGGCCATGCTGGCACAGCAGATGCAGCTCAATGCCATGATGCCCGGCACACAGCTACCGCCTATGGTGAGAGGACACACAAGTATGAACACAGCACAGCTACTGCACACG CCCATGTTCTCGATGGCGCCAGGCCTGGCCACCAAtgccagtgcagcagcagcagtcgcaGCCGCGGCCTTTAATCCCTACCTGAGCCCTGTGTCACCAGGCCTGATGCAGCAAGAGCTCCTACCCAGCACCCCTGTCCTCATGGCGTCAAACCCCAACGTCGGCCAAGTTCCCaacgctgccgctgctgctgcccagAAACTGCTGAGAACAGACAGACTTGAG GTGTGTCGGGAGTACCAGAGGGGCAACTGCTCCCGGGGCGAGGACGACTGCCGCTTCGCCCACCCCGCCGACAGCACCATGATCGACACCAACGACAACACCGTCACCGTGTGCATGGACTACATCAAGGGCCGCTGCTCCCGGGAAAAGTGCAAGTACTTTCACCCGCCAGCCCACCTGCAGGCCAAAATCAAGGCGACGCAGCACCAGGTGAACCAGGCCACAGCCGCCGCAGCCATGGTGAGCAGTCTGTACGAGCGCGGGCACGCACTCTTTCACACCCCCACAACAGCCATGTACTCA GGCATCGCCCCTAATGTCATGGCTCCCATGCCTAAGCGGGCAGCCCTGGAGAAGGCCAACGGGGCCTCTGCCATGTTTAACACTGGCATGCTCCAGTACCAACAGGCGCTGGCCAACATGCAGTTTCAGCAGCAGGCTGCTTTCCTCCCATCAG GCTCAATATTGTGCATGACACCTGCAGCCGGCGTTG TTCCCATGATGCACGGTGGTAATCCAGCCGCTGTGTCTGGAGCCTCCACATCTGCCACATCTCCCTTCGCAACTGCCTCCGCCAATCAG GACTCTTCCTTATCAAAGTTGACTACCAACGAATACATGCAATTG ATTCCAATAATATCTGCAGATCATCTGAGTAGTCACAAGTACTTGACTCAAATGTAG
- the LOC118118316 gene encoding muscleblind-like protein 1 isoform X23, which produces MAMNMAHIRDTKWLTLEVCREFQRGTCSRSDQECKFAHPAKSCQVDNGRVIACFDSLKGRCSRENCKYLHPPPHLKTQLEINGRNNLIQQKNMAMLAQQMQLNAMMPGTQLPPMPMFSMAPGLATNASAAAAVAAAAFNPYLSPVSPGLMQQELLPSTPVLMASNPNVGQVPNAAAAAAQKLLRTDRLEVCREYQRGNCSRGEDDCRFAHPADSTMIDTNDNTVTVCMDYIKGRCSREKCKYFHPPAHLQAKIKATQHQVNQATAAAAMGIAPNVMAPMPKRAALEKANGASAMFNTGMLQYQQALANMQFQQQAAFLPSGSILCMTPAAGVVPMMHGGNPAAVSGASTSATSPFATASANQIPIISADHLSSHKYLTQM; this is translated from the exons atggcaatgaACATGGCACATATCCGTGACACAAAGTGGCTGACACTGGAAGTATGTAGGGAGTTCCAGAGGGGCACGTGCTCACGCTCTGACCAGGAGTGCAAGTTCGCTCATCCCGCCAAGAGCTGTCAGGTGGACAACGGACGGGTCATTGCTTGCTTCGACTCACTCAAG GGCCGTTGTTCAAGGGAGAACTGCAAGTATCTGCACCCTCCTCCCCACCTAAAGACCCAGCTGGAGATCAATGGCAGGAACaacctgatccagcagaagaacATGGCCATGCTGGCACAGCAGATGCAGCTCAATGCCATGATGCCCGGCACACAGCTACCGCCTATG CCCATGTTCTCGATGGCGCCAGGCCTGGCCACCAAtgccagtgcagcagcagcagtcgcaGCCGCGGCCTTTAATCCCTACCTGAGCCCTGTGTCACCAGGCCTGATGCAGCAAGAGCTCCTACCCAGCACCCCTGTCCTCATGGCGTCAAACCCCAACGTCGGCCAAGTTCCCaacgctgccgctgctgctgcccagAAACTGCTGAGAACAGACAGACTTGAG GTGTGTCGGGAGTACCAGAGGGGCAACTGCTCCCGGGGCGAGGACGACTGCCGCTTCGCCCACCCCGCCGACAGCACCATGATCGACACCAACGACAACACCGTCACCGTGTGCATGGACTACATCAAGGGCCGCTGCTCCCGGGAAAAGTGCAAGTACTTTCACCCGCCAGCCCACCTGCAGGCCAAAATCAAGGCGACGCAGCACCAGGTGAACCAGGCCACAGCCGCCGCAGCCATG GGCATCGCCCCTAATGTCATGGCTCCCATGCCTAAGCGGGCAGCCCTGGAGAAGGCCAACGGGGCCTCTGCCATGTTTAACACTGGCATGCTCCAGTACCAACAGGCGCTGGCCAACATGCAGTTTCAGCAGCAGGCTGCTTTCCTCCCATCAG GCTCAATATTGTGCATGACACCTGCAGCCGGCGTTG TTCCCATGATGCACGGTGGTAATCCAGCCGCTGTGTCTGGAGCCTCCACATCTGCCACATCTCCCTTCGCAACTGCCTCCGCCAATCAG ATTCCAATAATATCTGCAGATCATCTGAGTAGTCACAAGTACTTGACTCAAATGTAG
- the LOC118118316 gene encoding muscleblind-like protein 1 isoform X14: MAMNMAHIRDTKWLTLEVCREFQRGTCSRSDQECKFAHPAKSCQVDNGRVIACFDSLKGRCSRENCKYLHPPPHLKTQLEINGRNNLIQQKNMAMLAQQMQLNAMMPGTQLPPMPMFSMAPGLATNASAAAAVAAAAFNPYLSPVSPGLMQQELLPSTPVLMASNPNVGQVPNAAAAAAQKLLRTDRLEVCREYQRGNCSRGEDDCRFAHPADSTMIDTNDNTVTVCMDYIKGRCSREKCKYFHPPAHLQAKIKATQHQVNQATAAAAMTQSAVKSLKRPLDATFDLGIAPNVMAPMPKRAALEKANGASAMFNTGMLQYQQALANMQFQQQAAFLPSVPMMHGGNPAAVSGASTSATSPFATASANQDSSLSKLTTNEYMQLIPIISADHLSSHKYLTQM, from the exons atggcaatgaACATGGCACATATCCGTGACACAAAGTGGCTGACACTGGAAGTATGTAGGGAGTTCCAGAGGGGCACGTGCTCACGCTCTGACCAGGAGTGCAAGTTCGCTCATCCCGCCAAGAGCTGTCAGGTGGACAACGGACGGGTCATTGCTTGCTTCGACTCACTCAAG GGCCGTTGTTCAAGGGAGAACTGCAAGTATCTGCACCCTCCTCCCCACCTAAAGACCCAGCTGGAGATCAATGGCAGGAACaacctgatccagcagaagaacATGGCCATGCTGGCACAGCAGATGCAGCTCAATGCCATGATGCCCGGCACACAGCTACCGCCTATG CCCATGTTCTCGATGGCGCCAGGCCTGGCCACCAAtgccagtgcagcagcagcagtcgcaGCCGCGGCCTTTAATCCCTACCTGAGCCCTGTGTCACCAGGCCTGATGCAGCAAGAGCTCCTACCCAGCACCCCTGTCCTCATGGCGTCAAACCCCAACGTCGGCCAAGTTCCCaacgctgccgctgctgctgcccagAAACTGCTGAGAACAGACAGACTTGAG GTGTGTCGGGAGTACCAGAGGGGCAACTGCTCCCGGGGCGAGGACGACTGCCGCTTCGCCCACCCCGCCGACAGCACCATGATCGACACCAACGACAACACCGTCACCGTGTGCATGGACTACATCAAGGGCCGCTGCTCCCGGGAAAAGTGCAAGTACTTTCACCCGCCAGCCCACCTGCAGGCCAAAATCAAGGCGACGCAGCACCAGGTGAACCAGGCCACAGCCGCCGCAGCCATG ACTCAGTCGGCTGTCAAATCACTGAAGCGACCCCTCGACGCAACCTTTGACCTG GGCATCGCCCCTAATGTCATGGCTCCCATGCCTAAGCGGGCAGCCCTGGAGAAGGCCAACGGGGCCTCTGCCATGTTTAACACTGGCATGCTCCAGTACCAACAGGCGCTGGCCAACATGCAGTTTCAGCAGCAGGCTGCTTTCCTCCCATCAG TTCCCATGATGCACGGTGGTAATCCAGCCGCTGTGTCTGGAGCCTCCACATCTGCCACATCTCCCTTCGCAACTGCCTCCGCCAATCAG GACTCTTCCTTATCAAAGTTGACTACCAACGAATACATGCAATTG ATTCCAATAATATCTGCAGATCATCTGAGTAGTCACAAGTACTTGACTCAAATGTAG
- the LOC118118316 gene encoding muscleblind-like protein 1 isoform X20, whose translation MAMNMAHIRDTKWLTLEVCREFQRGTCSRSDQECKFAHPAKSCQVDNGRVIACFDSLKGRCSRENCKYLHPPPHLKTQLEINGRNNLIQQKNMAMLAQQMQLNAMMPGTQLPPMPMFSMAPGLATNASAAAAVAAAAFNPYLSPVSPGLMQQELLPSTPVLMASNPNVGQVPNAAAAAAQKLLRTDRLEVCREYQRGNCSRGEDDCRFAHPADSTMIDTNDNTVTVCMDYIKGRCSREKCKYFHPPAHLQAKIKATQHQVNQATAAAAMTQSAVKSLKRPLDATFDLGIAPNVMAPMPKRAALEKANGASAMFNTGMLQYQQALANMQFQQQAAFLPSVPMMHGGNPAAVSGASTSATSPFATASANQIPIISADHLSSHKYLTQM comes from the exons atggcaatgaACATGGCACATATCCGTGACACAAAGTGGCTGACACTGGAAGTATGTAGGGAGTTCCAGAGGGGCACGTGCTCACGCTCTGACCAGGAGTGCAAGTTCGCTCATCCCGCCAAGAGCTGTCAGGTGGACAACGGACGGGTCATTGCTTGCTTCGACTCACTCAAG GGCCGTTGTTCAAGGGAGAACTGCAAGTATCTGCACCCTCCTCCCCACCTAAAGACCCAGCTGGAGATCAATGGCAGGAACaacctgatccagcagaagaacATGGCCATGCTGGCACAGCAGATGCAGCTCAATGCCATGATGCCCGGCACACAGCTACCGCCTATG CCCATGTTCTCGATGGCGCCAGGCCTGGCCACCAAtgccagtgcagcagcagcagtcgcaGCCGCGGCCTTTAATCCCTACCTGAGCCCTGTGTCACCAGGCCTGATGCAGCAAGAGCTCCTACCCAGCACCCCTGTCCTCATGGCGTCAAACCCCAACGTCGGCCAAGTTCCCaacgctgccgctgctgctgcccagAAACTGCTGAGAACAGACAGACTTGAG GTGTGTCGGGAGTACCAGAGGGGCAACTGCTCCCGGGGCGAGGACGACTGCCGCTTCGCCCACCCCGCCGACAGCACCATGATCGACACCAACGACAACACCGTCACCGTGTGCATGGACTACATCAAGGGCCGCTGCTCCCGGGAAAAGTGCAAGTACTTTCACCCGCCAGCCCACCTGCAGGCCAAAATCAAGGCGACGCAGCACCAGGTGAACCAGGCCACAGCCGCCGCAGCCATG ACTCAGTCGGCTGTCAAATCACTGAAGCGACCCCTCGACGCAACCTTTGACCTG GGCATCGCCCCTAATGTCATGGCTCCCATGCCTAAGCGGGCAGCCCTGGAGAAGGCCAACGGGGCCTCTGCCATGTTTAACACTGGCATGCTCCAGTACCAACAGGCGCTGGCCAACATGCAGTTTCAGCAGCAGGCTGCTTTCCTCCCATCAG TTCCCATGATGCACGGTGGTAATCCAGCCGCTGTGTCTGGAGCCTCCACATCTGCCACATCTCCCTTCGCAACTGCCTCCGCCAATCAG ATTCCAATAATATCTGCAGATCATCTGAGTAGTCACAAGTACTTGACTCAAATGTAG
- the LOC118118316 gene encoding muscleblind-like protein 1 isoform X18 translates to MAMNMAHIRDTKWLTLEVCREFQRGTCSRSDQECKFAHPAKSCQVDNGRVIACFDSLKGRCSRENCKYLHPPPHLKTQLEINGRNNLIQQKNMAMLAQQMQLNAMMPGTQLPPMPMFSMAPGLATNASAAAAVAAAAFNPYLSPVSPGLMQQELLPSTPVLMASNPNVGQVPNAAAAAAQKLLRTDRLEVCREYQRGNCSRGEDDCRFAHPADSTMIDTNDNTVTVCMDYIKGRCSREKCKYFHPPAHLQAKIKATQHQVNQATAAAAMGIAPNVMAPMPKRAALEKANGASAMFNTGMLQYQQALANMQFQQQAAFLPSGSILCMTPAAGVVPMMHGGNPAAVSGASTSATSPFATASANQDSSLSKLTTNEYMQLIPIISADHLSSHKYLTQM, encoded by the exons atggcaatgaACATGGCACATATCCGTGACACAAAGTGGCTGACACTGGAAGTATGTAGGGAGTTCCAGAGGGGCACGTGCTCACGCTCTGACCAGGAGTGCAAGTTCGCTCATCCCGCCAAGAGCTGTCAGGTGGACAACGGACGGGTCATTGCTTGCTTCGACTCACTCAAG GGCCGTTGTTCAAGGGAGAACTGCAAGTATCTGCACCCTCCTCCCCACCTAAAGACCCAGCTGGAGATCAATGGCAGGAACaacctgatccagcagaagaacATGGCCATGCTGGCACAGCAGATGCAGCTCAATGCCATGATGCCCGGCACACAGCTACCGCCTATG CCCATGTTCTCGATGGCGCCAGGCCTGGCCACCAAtgccagtgcagcagcagcagtcgcaGCCGCGGCCTTTAATCCCTACCTGAGCCCTGTGTCACCAGGCCTGATGCAGCAAGAGCTCCTACCCAGCACCCCTGTCCTCATGGCGTCAAACCCCAACGTCGGCCAAGTTCCCaacgctgccgctgctgctgcccagAAACTGCTGAGAACAGACAGACTTGAG GTGTGTCGGGAGTACCAGAGGGGCAACTGCTCCCGGGGCGAGGACGACTGCCGCTTCGCCCACCCCGCCGACAGCACCATGATCGACACCAACGACAACACCGTCACCGTGTGCATGGACTACATCAAGGGCCGCTGCTCCCGGGAAAAGTGCAAGTACTTTCACCCGCCAGCCCACCTGCAGGCCAAAATCAAGGCGACGCAGCACCAGGTGAACCAGGCCACAGCCGCCGCAGCCATG GGCATCGCCCCTAATGTCATGGCTCCCATGCCTAAGCGGGCAGCCCTGGAGAAGGCCAACGGGGCCTCTGCCATGTTTAACACTGGCATGCTCCAGTACCAACAGGCGCTGGCCAACATGCAGTTTCAGCAGCAGGCTGCTTTCCTCCCATCAG GCTCAATATTGTGCATGACACCTGCAGCCGGCGTTG TTCCCATGATGCACGGTGGTAATCCAGCCGCTGTGTCTGGAGCCTCCACATCTGCCACATCTCCCTTCGCAACTGCCTCCGCCAATCAG GACTCTTCCTTATCAAAGTTGACTACCAACGAATACATGCAATTG ATTCCAATAATATCTGCAGATCATCTGAGTAGTCACAAGTACTTGACTCAAATGTAG